The sequence NNNNNNNNNNNNNNNNNNNNNNNNNNNNNNNNNNNNNNNNNNNNNNNNNNNNNNNNNNNNNNNNNNNNNNNNNNNNNNNNNNNNNNNNNNNNNNNNNNNNNNNNNNNNNNNNNNNNNNNNNNNNNNNNNNNNNNNNNNNNNNNNNNNNNNNNNNNNNNNNNNNNNNNNNNNNNNNNNNNNNNNNNNNNNNNNNNNNNNNNNNNNNNNNNNNNNNNNNNNNNNNNNNNNNNNNNNNNNNNNNNNNNNNNNNNNNNNNNNNNNNNNNNNNNNNNNNNNNNNNNNNNNNNNNNNNNNNNNNNNNNNNNNNNNNNNNNNNNNNNNNNNNNNNNNNNNNNNNNNNNNNNNNNNNNNNNNNNNNNNNNNNNNNNNNNNNNNNNNNNNNNNNNNNNNNNNNNNNNNNNNNNNNNNNNNNNNNNNNNNNNNNNNNNNNNNNNNNNNNNNNNNNNNNNNNNNNNNNNNNNNNNNNNNNNNNNNNNNNNNNNNNNNNNNNNNNNNNNNNNNNNNNNNNNNNNNNNNNNNNNNNNNNNNNNNNNNNNNNNNNNNNNNNNNNNNNNNNNNNNNNNNNNNNNNNNNNNNNNNNNNNNNNNNNNNNNNNNNNNNNNNNNNNNNNNNNNNNNNNNNNNNNNNNNNNNNNNNNNNNNNNNNNNNNNNNNNNNNNNNNNNNNNNNNNNNNNNNNNNNNNNNNNNNNNNNNNNNNNNNNNNNNNNNNNNNNNNNNNNNNNNNNNNNNNNNNNNNNNNNNNNNNNNNNNNNNNNNNNNNNNNNNNNNNNNNNNNNNNNNNNNNNNNNNNNNNNNNNNNNNNNNNNNNNNNNNNNNNNNNNNNNNNNNNNNNNNNNNNNNNNNNNNNNNNNNNNNNNNNNNNNNNNNNNNNNNNNNNNNNNNNNNNNNNNNNNNNNNNNNNNNNNNNNNNNNNNNNNNNNNNNNNNNNNNNNNNNNNNNNNNNNNNNNNNNNNNNNNNNNNNNNNNNNNNNNNNNNNNNNNNNNNNNNNNNNNNNNNNNNNNNNNNNNNNNNNNNNNNNNNNNNNNNNNNNNNNNNNNNNNNNNNNNNNNNNNNNNNNNNNNNNNNNNNNNNNNNNNNNNNNNNNNNNNNNNNNNNNNNNNNNNNNNNNNNNNNNNNNNNNNNNNNNNNNNNNNNNNNNNNNNNNNNNNNNNNNNNNNNNNNNNNNNNNNNNNNNNNNNNNNNNNNNNNNNNNNNNNNNNNNNNNNNNNNNNNNNNNNNNNNNNNNNNNNNNNNNNNNNNNNNNNNNNNNNNNNNNNNNNNNNNNNNNNNNNNNNNNNNNNNNNNNNNNNNNNNNNNNNNNNNNNNNNNNNNNNNNNNNNNNNNNNNNNNNNNNNNNNNNNNNNNNNNNNNNNNNNNNNNNNNNNNNNNNNNNNNNNNNNNNNNNNNNNNNNNNNNNNNNNNNNNNNNNNNNNNNNNNNNNNNNNNNNNNNNNNNNNNNNNNNNNNNNNNNNNNNNNNNNNNNNNNNNNNNNNNNNNNNNNNNNNNNNNNNNNNNNNNNNNNNNNNNNNNNNNNNNNNNNNNNNNNNNNNNNNNNNNNNNNNNNNNNNNNNNNNNNNNNNNNNNNNNNNNNNNNNNNNNNNNNNNNNNNNNNNNNNNNNNNNNNNNNNNNNNNNNNNNNNNNNNNNNNNNNNNNNNNNNNNNNNNNNNNNNNNNNNNNNNNNNNNNNNNNNNNNNNNNNNNNNNNNNNNNNNNNNNNNNNNNNNNNNNNNNNNNNNNNNNNNNNGGGGAGGGGGAGGccgggggggcggcgggggggggggcagggggctacCTTGTGGTGCAGGTAGCGATGgcggatggggggaggggatgctgggGAAGATGGGAGGGCGGCGGGGGGTACCTTGCTGTGCAGGTAGCAATGGGGTTAGGGGATgtgggggagttggggggtggcagggaggttcCTTGCGGTGCAGGTAGCGAAGTGGTTAGGGGATGCTGGAGGAGGCGGGGGTGGCAGGGGGTACCTTGCTGTGCAGGTAATGATGCTCGTAGTCCCGCAGGTCTCGCCCATCCAGCAGCAGGCGCCCGTGCTGAGGCTCATAGAAACGCTCCAGCAAGGCCACCAGCGTTGTCTTCCCCGCGCCCGACGGGCCCACCAGTGCCGTCACCTCCCCGGGGTGCAGCTCCAGAGACACcccctggggagggagcaggtggGGATTAAACCAGGGCCATCCACCCACACTCGCCTGGAGTCTGGGGGTTCTCTCTGAGCTTCCTACTTTCGGTTCTGATCCATCTAAACCACACCCCCCATCACGCATTACCCCCCCTTCTCTGGGCATCAGGGCTGTGAATCCCCCCATATCTTACCCAATCCCACTGATGACCTGCTCCCACGTCCTTCCCCCGGGTACCTTGAGCACGGGGGTGTCTTCCCGACTAGGGTAGGAGAACCAGACGTCCTGCACCTGGAGGTGTCCGCGCAGGGCAGGAGGGGCCAGTGTCCCAGGGGGGCTGATCTGGGGCATCCGCTCCATGTATTCAAAGATCTTTTCCGAGGAGCCCATGGCCTTCTGCACACTGGGGTAGGTGGAGAGCAGCCCCTGGGAATGGGGGGTAAGGGGAGTATCAGGGCTGGGTGAGGTGCTCCCACCCCACAGTATTCTCAGCCACCCGCCATCAGGAGATAGCGAATCTACCGCTTCACACGGGAGTTGGTTTCTGTGGCTAATCACCCTTCACGTGAACCAGGAGAGACTAATGAGTTTTAACTTCTACACGCGAACGTTGCCCCTTTGGTTAGCTCATGGCACCTCTCCTGAGCATCCCCACCCAAGCAACCCCCAGCTTTCTCACCGCccggcattttctccagcctgcaaatcatttttgtggctcttctctgcaccctacAACCTGCCAGCCCCCTGAAGATCCTCTGGAACATTCTTGTTAAAGGACGTGCCCATGAGAACTGTGGGTGTTATTCCAGTgtctcaccaccaccacctacatAGGGAaaatccctgccctgctcctacCGGCTACCCCCATTTTTGCACCCCAGGGTCGCATTAGCCTGTTTGGTCACAGCATGGCCCTGGGAGCTCTAGTCCGTTGCTTGCCCACTATGATGCCTGAATCCTCTTTAGAGTCGCTGCTGTCCCAGACAGTCCCCCACGCTGCCGGTGTGGGCTACAGTCCTTGTTCCCAGATGGGTCATCTTCCCGTCACTACCACATATTTCCTCTGAACAGGCTTCATGTCCCAAGTGGTCCATATTGTTCTGTATGTCTGCCCAGTCCTCACCAGCACTCACCACTCCCCAGTCTGCGTGTGTCTGTTatcagccaggattggaatgacAGAGATGTgatggggtaactcacatgactggggcactggatgggtataaactgttcaggaaggacaggcagggcaaaAAAGGTGGAGGAgcagttgcactgtatgtaagggagcggtatgactgctcagagctccagcatgaaactggagaaaaacctgagagtctttgggttaagttaagaggcaagagcaacaagggtgatgtcatggttagggtgaccagatgtctcgattttatagggacagtcccgatttttgggtctttttcttatataggctcctattaccccccacccccatcccaatttttcacacttgctgtctggtcaccctagtcgtggtgggcatctgctatagaccacccgaccaggaagaggaggtagatgaggctttcttcagagaattaactgaagtttccagatcacaggccctggttctcatgggggacttcaatcaccccgaCATcggctgggagagcaatacagcggtgcacagacaatccaggaagtttctgGAGATtgctggggacaacttcctggtacaagggCTGGAGGAACTGACTAGGGGCCAtgttcctcttgacctgctgctcacagacagggaagaattggtaggggaagtagaagtgggtgggaACCtcggcagcagtgaccatgagatggtcgagttcaggatcctgacacaaggaagaaaggggagtagcagaatacggaccctggacttcagaaaagcagactgactccctcagggagctgatgggcaggatcccctgggaggctaatctgagggggaaaggagtccaggagagctggctgtattttaaagaagccttattgagggcacaggaacaaaccatcctgatgtgcagaaagaatagcaaatatggcaggagaccagcttggcttaatagtgaaatctcagtgagcttaaacacaaaaaggaagcttacaagaagtggaaacttggagtgatgactagggaggagtataaaaatattgctcaaacatgcaggggtgtaatcaggaaggccaaggcacaactggagttgcagctagcaagggatgggagaggtaacaagaagggtttctacaggtacattagcaacaagaaggtcaggcaaagtatgggccccttactgaatgggggaggcaacctagtgacagaggatgtggaaaaagctgaagtactcaatgatttttttgcctcggCCTTCATGGACAAGatcagttcccagactgctgcactgggcagcacagcatggggaggaggtgagcagccctcagtggtgaaagaacaggttaaggactgttcggaaaagctggacatgcacaagtccatgggtccagatctaatgcattcAAGGGCGCTGAAGGacttggctgatgtgattgcagagccattggccattatctttgaaactcctggcaattgggggaggtcccggatgactggaaaaaggctaatgtagtgaccatcttttaaaaaaggaagaaggaggatccggggaactacaggccagtcagcctcacctcagtccctggaaaaatcatggagcagggcctcaaggaatcaattctgaagcacttggaggagaggaaagtgatcgagaacagtcagcatggattcaccaagggcaagtcatgcctgactaacctgattgccttctgtgaggagataactgggtctgtggatgaggggaaagcagtggacgtgttattccttgactttagcaaagcttttggtatggtctctcacagtattctagccagcaagttaaagaagtatgggctggatgattggactataaggtggatagaaaagctGGCTAAATCGTCTGGCTCAACGGGTaatgatcaacggctccatggctagttggcagccggtttcaagccgagtgccccaagggtcggtcctggggctggttttaatgatctggaggatggcgtggactgcactctcagcaagtttgcagatgacactaagctgggaggagtggtagatatgctggagggtagagatagggtccagagtgacctggacaaattagaggactgggccaaaagaaacctgatgaggttcaacaacgacagtgcagagtcctgcacttaggatggaagaatcccatttacTGCTCCAgcctagggactgaatggctggGCAgccattctgcagaaaaggacctaggggttacagtggacgagaagctggatctgagtcagcagtttgcccttgttgccaagaaggctaacggcatttggggctgtataagttgGGGCATTGCCAGAAGACTGaggaacgtgatcattcccttctattcgacaTTGTGAGGCCTCAATCTGgagactgtgtccagttttgggccccacactacaagaaggatgtggaaaaattggaaggagtccagtggaaggcaacagaaaatgattaggggctgcaGGCACATGATttaatgaggagaggctgagggaacctgggattgttttagtctgcagaaagaagaatgaggggaagatttgatagctgctttcaacttgTACCTGAAAAGGGggtcaaagaggatggatctagatctGTTCTCAGtggggcagatgacagaacaaggagcaatgtctcaagtttgcagtgggagaggtctaggttggaatATTAGAAAAAcgtttttcactaggagggtggtgaaagcaCTGGGAATAGGGTTCCCTAGGCAGGGGGTGGAAATCTCCTTCCtaaagagatttttaaggtctggcttgacgaGCTTGGCTGGGAAtgattagttggggattggtcctgctttgagcagggaaaaaaagggttttttGGACTAGATagcttcctgaggtcccttccaaccctgatattcctaTGATTATTCGTCCAGATCACTGACCAAAAAATGTtgaggggttgtgtgtgtgtgtgtgggggctgggtgtgttccccccccccccagctgacCTCTCCCCACTTCCATATGCCCcatctggctcccagcactgggacaCACCAACAGCAGGGCCTGgtgtggggaggaaaagggggtcAGATGGAGGGTGTCtatgctcccctccccacacccccatccaacccatctCCACCCACCATGGGGCACACtcagagcagggcctgggggatAGAGAAAGGAACGCCTGGGCCTCACCAGCGCCCCATGTCCCTCTGTGACTGCTCCCCACTCTGGGGTGTGtcaggggcaggagctgggggacacAAAGGGAGGGGTCAGTCTGTGTCTGAGCATCAccttcctccccccagctccaatACCTGTTCAGTCTCTGCAGCCCCCCACTCACCTCCATGGCCGTGCTGAAATTTGTCGCATAGAGGACGAAGGTGACCAGGTCTCCGGTGCTGATGTCCCCTGCGGCAACCAGCCAGCCCCCGTAGCACAGGATCCCCACCTTCAGTgccagctctggcagctgggggcAGACAGGGGGTTAATGGGTTAGTCCTGGGGTTCTGGCCATTTGGTCAcactcccttccctgcccttAGGGGCCgccttggggtggggggcctgGCTCACCCTGACAGTAAAATGCTAGTGCTGAGAAATGGGGGGATGAGCCGGGAGGGGACAGCAGACAGATACTGGCAGGCTGGGGGGGCCTtctgcattcccctcccccagtcccctAATGCcagcctctctgccccccacGGATGCCCCCTCCCCAGGATACTGCATCTCTCTGACTTCCTGCTACCAGGTCCCCATCCCTCGACCCCCTAATGCTGCCCCCAGGATCCAGTCTCCCTCTGAcgtaccccccacccccaatgcctCTCTGCCCCCATGATACTGCTccccactgctccttccctgtgAATACCaggcccctccctctgccccaccccccgaGTCACAGCCTGCTGCCCCCAAGGCCCCTTTACGCTGTTGGTCCACATGGAGGCGGCGTAGGCGGCTGCCTCCTGCTTGTTGAGCCGGTAGGTCTCCTGCAGCCGCTGCCCGTAGTGCTGGGTGGCCCCCTCCTCGTTGGCGAAGCTGCGCACAGTGGGCATGGCCTGGAAGGTCTCCACCGCCACCTCGTTAGCCTTGGCCAGGGACTCCTGCACCTGCTTAGCTAGATtcttgggggaggagtgggggagacgGGAGCCAAGTCAGATCAGGCAGGAGGGGGGAGACAGGAGCCAGGTCACATCAGGCACTCAGGGGTTAAATGCTAAAGGGACAACACACGGGATACCCACACTCAGCCAGCTGGGCAAGCTCCGTGCCTGGCACAGGCCCACAGTGCTGAGAGGAGTGTGGGGACCCGGCTAACACAGGGTCAATCTGGCCACAGTGCTTAGAAAGTGGTCAGCACAGTTCTCTGGGGCGCGGAATGGGGCAcatcccctctagggggtgccagcTCTGACCTGGCCCCAAGACAGGGACTGGCTGATTCaggggggtgggaaatggggcCTGGGTTGTGGTACCTGGTGGAACTTCCCCAagagcctgggcaccagcaggatGACGGGCAGTGCCAGGTGCAGGTGGGCCTGACCAGGATGGGGGCAGGTGCAGGGCAAGTTGTGGGGCGGAGGTGCGGTACCTGGTGGAATTTCCCAGAGAGCTTGGGCACCAGCAGGATGACGGGCAGCCCCATGGTGGTGAAGAGCACCAGGCGCAGCGACACCTGCACCATCAGGGAATAGAGGAAGACTCCCCGCATCCCGCaccacatcagcaggttcagcttcTCACTCAGCACCTCGCTGACAGTATCAGTGTCCACAGTCACCCGGGAGGTGATGTCCCCTGGGGACAGAGATAAGGATGGGGTCACATCAGTGCTAAGAGAAGGGGGAGGATCTATCCCATGGAGAGGATCCATCCATCAATAATCCAGATCAGCTCATTAGTAACCCCAATCAATCCATTAATAACCCAACCAATGCCCTTAATCCATCCAATCCACCACTAACTCCAACCAACAACCTCAATCCAATTAATCCATCAATAACACCCAACCAATAATTCCAGTGAATCCCTTAACAACCCCAACCAACAACCTCAGTGTAACCAACCTATCAATAAGCCCAATCAGTAACTCCAGTTCCTCATCAACAGCTCCCAGGAAACAACCTCAATCACTCCATTCATCACCCCAATCCATCCAACAGAGGACTGATTCATACAAAGCCTGGGGGACAGGCTGGGGTCTGTGAATTGTGGGTACCAGAGGCGAGGGGTTGAGCTGGGGATGTAGAGGGAAACGCGGTGTTAAAGGAATGGAgagggcgggggagggcaggTGAAATTGGGTCAGGAGAACACGTGGGAAGATCTGCACAAAACAAAGGGGCAATACAAGCGCATCCAAGGGTGATGTGGGGAGACTGGGGGCAGTAAGGGGGAGACCCTGGGGGTGCAGAAGGAGATCTGGGTTAGTATTGTTACCGGTGCGGTTGGCGTGGAAAAAGGAGATCTCTTGATGCAGGACAGAGCTGAACACCTGGCTCTGGATACGCATGTGGATCCGGTTCATGGTCTCCTTATAGACAACGTCACAGATGAATTTGGTCACAGCactgagggaggtggggggagaccAGGAGGTGACATGTCAGTATGAATTTTCCCTCCATCTGTTAGAGATCTGAGCCACATATACACTCTCAACTCTCCTGGGCACTTTGAAACTCAAGGCCACATGGTCCCACTGGGGCTAAGAGGATGGGACACTTACATGGATACCAGGAATAGCCACAGTTACATTACAGAGGACGAAACATTTTATAAGGGATCTAAACCCCCATGCCTCAGCGCACGAGCCAACCTCTGAGTCCTGGGGTCCAAGAGGAATTTTCCTTGGAGACAGGTTACATTTGTATGAATAATATGAAAGGGGTGTCAGAAACACAATACTAAATTGCTTCAAGTTCAGCATTTTTATAACAAGGTTACAGCTGTAGGCCAAAACTTTTCTTGTAATCCAACTGCAAGAAACACAACATGAAAACAgaaccaaatattgtaaagttAACACTAAGAAGGCGCAAAGCTACCTTtacacttttcttttaaagaaacaagGTGAAACTATTTCAATTCTTCATCAAAAAAGCAAGAAtgcctgaaaactgaaatattttgatttggaaatgctgcggTGGTGccccatgggagttgtagtttggttgTCTCGAAACCCCATCGTCTGTATAGGGCTTCCTGGCTGCCCTACATCTCCCACAATGAAAGGTGgccagggactcccatgatgcatcatctCCCCTCTCCAAGAAGGAacactgtggtgcatcatgggagatatagttcAACTGATCGATAAGGAGAATAGAAGCATCAGGCACCTGAattacaattcccatgaggcactgcagcagcatttccaaattgaaatatttcagttttctatccctattttttatatttgaatttcaacaaacaacaaaacattcCATGGGGGGGGACTCCAAACATTTTTCACCCAACTCTACTTTTGTGCTTAGAAAGTGGATCTTCTCTCTGTCCATCAGAATTGAAGAGTGGGAGCTTTACATTTCAGTATGTGATCTTGGACTACAGTATATTACAACCTTGCAACATCATGTGATGGGCATGTAAAAGCAAGTCAGTTAgaacagatgtttttaaaatgtgatcacTGTCATACAGGGTCCTTATGAATTCCTAGAAGCAAAAATCCATTATTATTCCTTTATTCAGTTCATAAAATGTGCAAATCAAAACCTTCTTTATGTGTGACATTAACCCCTACAGAAGGCCCATGTGCCACTTAAATCCCATTTCAGCCCTGTTTTGTTTACTTAATTTTTGTATAAGCCACATACTGGGTGAATTTCCCCATAGGCACAATATCAGGTTCCCCATGGCTAACACCTCTCAGCAgggcttctctccctctcctgtgAATTCAGTTCTGGTCCAGACACTATcgctccatcccacccccagctgaTGAAGACCCCGTCCCCTACCTGCCGATGGCGAGGAGGGACATGTCCCAGACGGCCCGGATGAAGACTGAGGGGTCATCCTCGTTTATGATCCAGTCGGTCATACGCCCCAAGTAGTAGGGGAACGCCATGTCCCCTGCAACAGAATGGCCCAGGCTGAGACCAGGGGGCCAAGGCAGACAAGGGGAGTCCCAGGTAGAGTCTCTGACACCAtggagacccctcccccccccacacccctccattAAGAGCAATTTCTTAGTTAAAGACACTTCTGCCATGTATAGATACCACAACAGGCCCCTGAACCTGGCCCATCCTTGCTTCATCCTAGGGAAGTAACTTGATACCTTGGGGGGCTGAGCCCCTGGAAGGACTCTGCACCTATCAGCACAGCATGTGACACCCCTAAGTGAGGAATCACAGAATCCTAGGACTGGAAAGAAcgttgagaggtcatctagtccggtccCCTGAACTCCTAGGAGGACTGAGTGTTAGCTAGTTGTATCATCTTCTCAaaaccctggtctacactacgagtttaggttgaatttagcagcgttagatcgatttaaccctgcacccgtccacaggacgaagccatttttgtcaacttaaagggctcttaaaattgatttctgtactcctccccgacgaggggattagcgctgaaactgaccctgctgggttgaatttggggtagtgtggacacaattcgatggtattggcctctgggagctatcccagagtgctccactgagtccgctctggacagtgctctcaactcagatgcactggctaggtggacaggaaaagccccacaaacttttgaatttcaatttctgtttggccagtgtgaCGAGCtcagaggtgaccatgcagatctcatcagcacaggtgaccatggagtcccagaattgcaaaagagctccagcat is a genomic window of Chelonoidis abingdonii isolate Lonesome George unplaced genomic scaffold, CheloAbing_2.0 scaffold0416, whole genome shotgun sequence containing:
- the LOC116825565 gene encoding antigen peptide transporter 1-like gives rise to the protein MKLAMAWLSLPLVVLLDFLTLRLALLLCPLLQAWDPLALAWGVALARWALLSLSAQAARGRGQGLPRGLQDALLPLAALLSLLLPGYVTLQALAQPQAPPSELLHGWGRGDIFGLTYGVAGLVAALWHQLFPAGKGEPGPSTSLGRLLACMRPDLLRFVAIAGFLVLSSLGDMAFPYYLGRMTDWIINEDDPSVFIRAVWDMSLLAIGSAVTKFICDVVYKETMNRIHMRIQSQVFSSVLHQEISFFHANRTGDITSRVTVDTDTVSEVLSEKLNLLMWCGMRGVFLYSLMVQVSLRLVLFTTMGLPVILLVPKLSGKFHQNLAKQVQESLAKANEVAVETFQAMPTVRSFANEEGATQHYGQRLQETYRLNKQEAAAYAASMWTNSLPELALKVGILCYGGWLVAAGDISTGDLVTFVLYATNFSTAMEGLLSTYPSVQKAMGSSEKIFEYMERMPQISPPGTLAPPALRGHLQVQDVWFSYPSREDTPVLKGVSLELHPGEVTALVGPSGAGKTTLVALLERFYEPQHGRLLLDGRDLRDYEHHYLHSKCHNLSSPPPDVGEMGGQISGGQRQGVAIARALLRNPRVLILDDATSALDTESQLQVEKEIYEGVRAGRSVLLIAHRLSAVERADRILVLEDGEIREQGTHWELLACQGSYWHLVQKQLNGDEEGSSRDSVEVGGL